Proteins encoded together in one Musa acuminata AAA Group cultivar baxijiao chromosome BXJ3-6, Cavendish_Baxijiao_AAA, whole genome shotgun sequence window:
- the LOC135585506 gene encoding uncharacterized protein LOC135585506 isoform X1 — protein sequence MELRDCEELLKVLDSCLSRIKWRLRPLARRRLETDILALCTRLRPVILVDYDGIMPKLQENLSALLFLAQKESNDLQYLRIMILDDMAYIIHVKELAEHVLSSLSSEQQLTLLDLEQYPMKILSPREENEVASDFVLIQKLLSSAFPVEVEKGHMPSVLPSLGKPGVETSHLNAVGLANLSGHSAPQPADVIDLSSFLQDVRVTLPSLNGWLLGYPVTYLFSKEHAEKASYNLSTKSLRIFKIFICRKTSGSQLYENELMSFTVPCDMSQRLDKEPWIEAFLVRLSEKLRRCEQIWASMRLEMEVKESHQQSVVL from the exons ATGGAGCTGAGGGACTGCGAGGAGTTGCTCAAGGTGTTGGACTCGTGCCTGTCGCGCATCAAATGGCGCCTGAGACCTTTGGCGAGGCGTCGTCTCGAGACGG ATATCCTGGCTTTGTGCACGAGACTGAGACCTGTGATATTGGTGGACTATGATGGAATTATGCCTAAACTTCAAGAGAATCTatctgcacttttatttcttgctCAGAAG GAATCAAATGATTTACAATATTTGAGAATAATGATCTTAGATGACATGGCTTACATCATTCATGTCAAAGAACTTGCTGAGCATGTCTTATCAAGTCTCAGCTCAGAGCAGCAGCTAACTCTTCTGGATCTTGAGCAGTATCCTATGAag ATCCTTTCACCAAGAGAAGAGAATGAAGTTGCATCAGACTTTGTCTTAATCCAAAAGCTACTTTCATCGGCCTTTCCTGTTGAAGTTGAAAAAGGCCACATGCCTAGTGTGCTTCCTTCCTTGGGAAAACCAGGAGTGGAGACTTCACATCTAAATGCTGTTGGTCTTGCTAATTTAAGCGGGCATTCTGCTCCTCAACCTGCTGATGTTATTGATCTTAGCAGCTTTCTACAAGATGTAAGGGTCACCTTACCTTCTCTGAACGG GTGGCTTCTTGGTTATCCTGTTACGTATTTGTTCAGCAAGGAGCATGCTGAAAAAGCTTCATACAATCTTTCCACCAAGTCTCTTCGtatattcaaaattttcatttgcag AAAAACATCTGGTTCTCAACTCTATGAAAATGAACTAATGAG TTTTACGGTGCCCTGCGATATGAGTCAGAGACTGGATAAAGAGCCATGGATCGAAGCATTTCTCGTTCGGTTGTCAGAAAAACTTCGAAGATGCGAGCAGATCTGGGCGTCAATGCGGTTGGAGATGGAGGTAAAGGAAAGCCATCAGCAGTCAGTAGTTCTGTAG
- the LOC135585506 gene encoding uncharacterized protein LOC135585506 isoform X2, with protein MPKLQENLSALLFLAQKESNDLQYLRIMILDDMAYIIHVKELAEHVLSSLSSEQQLTLLDLEQYPMKILSPREENEVASDFVLIQKLLSSAFPVEVEKGHMPSVLPSLGKPGVETSHLNAVGLANLSGHSAPQPADVIDLSSFLQDVRVTLPSLNGWLLGYPVTYLFSKEHAEKASYNLSTKSLRIFKIFICRKTSGSQLYENELMSFTVPCDMSQRLDKEPWIEAFLVRLSEKLRRCEQIWASMRLEMEVKESHQQSVVL; from the exons ATGCCTAAACTTCAAGAGAATCTatctgcacttttatttcttgctCAGAAG GAATCAAATGATTTACAATATTTGAGAATAATGATCTTAGATGACATGGCTTACATCATTCATGTCAAAGAACTTGCTGAGCATGTCTTATCAAGTCTCAGCTCAGAGCAGCAGCTAACTCTTCTGGATCTTGAGCAGTATCCTATGAag ATCCTTTCACCAAGAGAAGAGAATGAAGTTGCATCAGACTTTGTCTTAATCCAAAAGCTACTTTCATCGGCCTTTCCTGTTGAAGTTGAAAAAGGCCACATGCCTAGTGTGCTTCCTTCCTTGGGAAAACCAGGAGTGGAGACTTCACATCTAAATGCTGTTGGTCTTGCTAATTTAAGCGGGCATTCTGCTCCTCAACCTGCTGATGTTATTGATCTTAGCAGCTTTCTACAAGATGTAAGGGTCACCTTACCTTCTCTGAACGG GTGGCTTCTTGGTTATCCTGTTACGTATTTGTTCAGCAAGGAGCATGCTGAAAAAGCTTCATACAATCTTTCCACCAAGTCTCTTCGtatattcaaaattttcatttgcag AAAAACATCTGGTTCTCAACTCTATGAAAATGAACTAATGAG TTTTACGGTGCCCTGCGATATGAGTCAGAGACTGGATAAAGAGCCATGGATCGAAGCATTTCTCGTTCGGTTGTCAGAAAAACTTCGAAGATGCGAGCAGATCTGGGCGTCAATGCGGTTGGAGATGGAGGTAAAGGAAAGCCATCAGCAGTCAGTAGTTCTGTAG
- the LOC135639992 gene encoding putative pentatricopeptide repeat-containing protein At5g59200, chloroplastic: MLLSTQQLAVPFPPNLSSRSHASKKKSHGANQLIPLLQSCKSIGQIPQLHALVIKAGQDRNPLVLFKMLRLCSKLSSMDYALQVFETILDPDVYHYTALLEGHVALASPRSAIELYFRMVGEQIRPDAVVIAYVLKACASVSALPDGRQVHCQVLKLDLGRERPIKMRLMELYARCALFEDAKLVFGEMPGRDAVAATILVSSLSDHGLLEEARAVFDSVLDKDAVCWTAMIDGYVRNGLANAALDLFREMQRECVRPNEFTVVCILSACSQLGALELGRWVHSYVGKNNVRLNAFVGSALVDMYAKCGSLEEALVVFDEMEEKDVVTYNSMIAGLAMHGRSNEAVKVYEQMVRDGVRPTHLTFVGVLNACSHSGLVDVGFEVFESMAKDYELEPRIEHYGCVVDLLARVGRLEEAYEFAKGMRVEPDHVIWSALLSACKIHGHLSLGEKVAQILIDSEAADSGTFVLLSNVYSSFGKWKEAARIRANMRGKGILKEPGCSSIQVGNEIHEFLLGDIRHPRRKEIYTKLEDLNGVLRQEGFVPAKDVVLQDIEEEEKEWALAIHSERLAICFGLITTEPGTTLRIVKNLRVCSDCHSMIKIIAKVTGRRIVVRDRNRFHHFEDGSCSCGDYW, translated from the coding sequence ATGCTTCTTTCCACGCAACAACTTGCCGTTCCCTTCCCTCCAAATTTGAGTTCAAGAAGCCATGCGTCCAAGAAAAAGAGTCACGGGGCGAACCAGCTCATCCCCCTCCTGCAGAGCTGCAAATCCATCGGCCAAATCCCGCAGCTCCACGCCCTGGTCATCAAGGCCGGCCAGGACCGGAATCCCCTGGTGCTCTTCAAGATGCTTCGTCTTTGCTCCAAGCTCAGTTCCATGGACTACGCCTTGCAAGTCTTCGAGACGATCCTCGATCCGGATGTCTATCACTATACCGCCCTTTTGGAGGGGCACGTCGCACTCGCCTCGCCTCGCAGTGCCATCGAGCTTTACTTCCGAATGGTCGGCGAGCAGATCCGACCTGATGCCGTCGTGATCGCTTATGTTCTGAAAGCCTGTGCGTCGGTGTCGGCTCTTCCCGATGGCAGACAGGTTCACTGTCAGGTTCTGAAGCTGGATCTCGGTCGTGAACGGCCCATTAAGATGAGATTGATGGAGCTGTATGCCAGGTGCGCGCTATTCGAGGACGCGAAACTGGTGTTTGGTGAAATGCCCGGGAGGGATGCTGTTGCTGCAACCATCTTGGTCTCTAGTCTCTCCGATCATGGTTTGCTGGAGGAGGCACGGGCGGTGTTCGATAGCGTCCTAGATAAGGATGCTGTATGCTGGACCGCAATGATCGATGGGTATGTCCGGAATGGGCTGGCGAATGCGGCGTTGGATTTGTTCAGAGAGATGCAGAGGGAGTGCGTCCGACCCAACGAATTCACTGTCGTTTGCATCTTATCGGCTTGTTCTCAGTTGGGAGCACTGGAGCTGGGAAGATGGGTTCATTCGTACGTGGGAAAGAACAATGTTAGGTTGAACGCTTTCGTGGGTTCTGCACTCGTCGACATGTACGCGAAATGTGGAAGCCTGGAGGAAGCACTTGTGGTGTTTGATGAAATGGAAGAGAAGGATGTAGTGACATACAATTCGATGATTGCTGGCCTAGCAATGCATGGAAGGAGCAACGAAGCAGTAAAGGTTTACGAGCAAATGGTCAGAGACGGTGTGAGACCAACACACCTAACATTTGTCGGTGTTCTGAATGCTTGCAGCCACAGCGGGCTTGTGGACGTGGGGTTCGAGGTCTTCGAATCTATGGCCAAGGACTATGAGTTAGAACCACGGATCGAACATTATGGCTGTGTGGTGGACCTTCTTGCCCGTGTCGGACGCCTAGAGGAAGCATACGAGTTTGCCAAAGGGATGAGAGTCGAGCCTGATCATGTTATATGGAGCGCTTTGCTAAGTGCTTGTAAGATCCATGGCCACCTCAGCCTAGGCGAAAAGGTAGCTCAGATTCTGATCGATAGTGAAGCTGCTGACTCTGGAACCTTTGTTCTCCTCTCCAACGTCTACTCGTCGTTCGGGAAATGGAAAGAGGCTGCAAGGATCAGGGCGAATATGAGAGGAAAGGGAATACTGAAAGAACCAGGGTGTAGCTCCATTCAAGTAGGTAACGAGATCCATGAGTTCCTACTGGGGGACATTCGACACCCTCGGCGGAAAGAGATCTACACGAAGCTAGAGGATTTGAACGGTGTGCTGAGGCAAGAAGGATTTGTCCCAGCCAAGGATGTTGTGTTGCAAGAcatagaggaggaagagaaggaatggGCTTTGGCTATCCACAGTGAGAGGCTGGCGATATGCTTCGGGTTGATCACGACCGAGCCAGGTACGACACTGCGAATTGTGAAGAACCTCAGAGTGTGCAGTGACTGCCATTCCATGATTAAGATCATTGCAAAGGTAACAGGGAGGAGGATCGTGGTGAGGGACAGGAACCGGTTCCACCATTTTGAAGATGGATCCTGTTCTTGTGGGGATTACTGGTGA